GCCTTATCGCCACCGCTGGTTCTTGAAAAACACCACATCGATCTATTGTTCGGCAAGCTCACCGAGATACTGAAAAAAATCGATTGATTTCTCCTCGAAATCTGAGGACGAGCGCGCACGCTTTCACTTTCAGGAGTCACTATGTTGCAAGCTTTAAAGCATTTGGCATCAGCACAATCCGAACCTGAGGTCTTGGCGGCACAGTTTGCCGATTTGGTACCAGCCCTGAGCGCGCGGGCCGCGGCGCTCGAGAGTGCGCGCTGTTTGTATTGCTATGATGCGCCGTGCATGCGCATTTGCCCGACCCAGATCGATGTGCCGGGGTTTATACAACACATCGCCACTGGCAATATCGAGGGGGCCGCGGTCGGTATTTTGCAGCAAAACATACTCGGTGCCAGTTGCGCGCGCGTTTGTCCTACCGAAATTCTGTGCGAGCAGGCCTGCGTGCGCAATCATGCCAGCGAAGCCGCACCGGTACGCATCGGCTTGTTACAGCGCTATGCGCTCGATAACACCAAGTTTTCCAGCCATCCGTTCGCGCGCGCAGCGGCCAGCGGCCACACCGTGGCCGTGGTTGGTGCTGGTCCGGCCGGCTTGGCATGCGCGCATAGGCTGGCCATGCGCGGCCATGACGTGGTGATTTTCGAGGCACATGACAAACCGGGCGGTCTCAATGAATACGGCATCGCCCGCTACAAATTGCCCGATGCGGTGGCGCAGAAAGAAATCGAATTTTTACTCGGTATCGGTGGAATCACGCTGCGTTATCAGCAAGAACTCGGCAAGAATCTGCATCTCAGCGATTTACTGCGCCAGCATGCCGCCGTGTTTCTGGCACTCGGCTTGGCGGCCAGTCGTCGGCTCGGACTGTGTGGGGAAGATGCGCCGGGCTTGCTGCCGGCGGTAGAGTATATCGCTGCCTTGCGTCAAGCCGAAGACTTAAGCGCTTTGCCACTGCCACGCAGCTGCATCGTGATCGGGGCCGGCAATACCGCCATCGATATGGCGGTGCAGATCGCTCGGCTCGGTGCCGAACAAGTCACGCTGGTGTACCGCCGTGGTGCAGCCCAGATGTCGGCGACCTTGCACGAGCAATCGATTGCTCGGCAAAATCAGGTCAGGATAGTTACTTGGGCAGCACCGCAGCAAGTCTTGCTCGACCAAGAAGGCCGCGTGTGTGGCATGCGTTTCGAGCGTACCCGCGAAGTCGCTGGCTTACTCAGTGGTAGCGGTGAAAGCTTCGAATTACCCGCGCAAGCGATTTTCACGGCGCTGGGACAAACGCTGGAACGCAGCGCGCTGGCCGGAACTGATGGATTGCAGTTCTCGCACGATAAAATTGCCGTCGACGCCGCCTATCGCACCAGTCTGATGCGTGTGTATGCCGGTGGCGATTGCATCGCTGCCGGGCAGGATTTGACGGTACAAGCGGTACAACACGGCAAGCTCGCGGCCGACGCGATCGACCACGATTTGAAAGCACAGGTAAACCATGGCTGATCTCTCCATCAATTTTGCCGGTATCAAAGCCCCCAACCCTTTTTGGCTCGCTTCGGCACCCCCGACCGACAAGGCCTACAACGTGATACGCGCCTTTGAAGCCGGTTGGGGTGGCGTGGTGTGGAAAACCTTGGGCGAAGATCCAGCGCCGGTGAATGTGTCTTCACGTTATTCGGCGCACTTTGGAAAAAATCGCGAAGTCATCGGTTTCAATAACATCGAACTCATTACCGACCGCAGCTTGGCCATCAATCTGCGCGAGATCACGGCAGTCAAACAGGCTTGGCCCGATCGCGCGATGATTGTCTCGCTGATGTTTCCGTGCGAAGAAGAGAGTTGGAAGCGCGTGTTGCCATTGGTAGAAGCGACCGGGGCCGACGGCATAGAATTGAATTTCGGTTGTCCGCACGGTATGCCGGAACGCGGCATGGGTGCTGCGGTTGGGCAAGTGCCGGAATATGTCGAGCGCATCACGCGCTGGTGTAAACAATATTGTTCCTTACCGGTTATCGTCAAACTGACCCCCAATATCACCGATGTGCGGCTGCCGGCCCGCGCAGCCCGCGCTGGCGGTGCCGATGCGGTCTCGCTGATCAATACCATCAATTCCATCACCTCAGTCGATCTCGAGCAAATGATTGCTCGCCCCATCGTCGGTCAGCAAAGCACCCATGGTGGCTATTGTGGCCCGGCGGTGAAACCGATCGCCCTCAATATGGTGGCCGAAATCGCTCGTGACCCCGCTACCCGCGGTTTGCCGATCTCGGGCATAGGCGGCATCGGCAATTGGCGCGACGCGGCCGAATTTTTAGCACTTGGTGCCGGTTCGGTGCAAGTCTGCACCGCCGCGATGCTGCATGGCTTTCGCATCGTCAACGAAATGTGCGATGGTTTGTCGCGCTGGATGGATCAGCACGGTTATGCGACGATCGCCGATTTTTCCGGCAAGGCCATCGCCAATACCACCGACTGGAAATACCTCGATATGAATTACGAGGTCGTTGCCGCCATTGACCAAGATCTGTGCATC
The sequence above is drawn from the Undibacterium sp. CCC3.4 genome and encodes:
- a CDS encoding NAD(P)-dependent oxidoreductase, whose amino-acid sequence is MLQALKHLASAQSEPEVLAAQFADLVPALSARAAALESARCLYCYDAPCMRICPTQIDVPGFIQHIATGNIEGAAVGILQQNILGASCARVCPTEILCEQACVRNHASEAAPVRIGLLQRYALDNTKFSSHPFARAAASGHTVAVVGAGPAGLACAHRLAMRGHDVVIFEAHDKPGGLNEYGIARYKLPDAVAQKEIEFLLGIGGITLRYQQELGKNLHLSDLLRQHAAVFLALGLAASRRLGLCGEDAPGLLPAVEYIAALRQAEDLSALPLPRSCIVIGAGNTAIDMAVQIARLGAEQVTLVYRRGAAQMSATLHEQSIARQNQVRIVTWAAPQQVLLDQEGRVCGMRFERTREVAGLLSGSGESFELPAQAIFTALGQTLERSALAGTDGLQFSHDKIAVDAAYRTSLMRVYAGGDCIAAGQDLTVQAVQHGKLAADAIDHDLKAQVNHG
- the preA gene encoding NAD-dependent dihydropyrimidine dehydrogenase subunit PreA, which produces MADLSINFAGIKAPNPFWLASAPPTDKAYNVIRAFEAGWGGVVWKTLGEDPAPVNVSSRYSAHFGKNREVIGFNNIELITDRSLAINLREITAVKQAWPDRAMIVSLMFPCEEESWKRVLPLVEATGADGIELNFGCPHGMPERGMGAAVGQVPEYVERITRWCKQYCSLPVIVKLTPNITDVRLPARAARAGGADAVSLINTINSITSVDLEQMIARPIVGQQSTHGGYCGPAVKPIALNMVAEIARDPATRGLPISGIGGIGNWRDAAEFLALGAGSVQVCTAAMLHGFRIVNEMCDGLSRWMDQHGYATIADFSGKAIANTTDWKYLDMNYEVVAAIDQDLCIACGRCYIACEDTSHQSISQLIDANGARRYEVKTAECVGCNLCQITCPVENCISMLPQNNGKAYMNWTEDARNPRAVLK